A part of Liolophura sinensis isolate JHLJ2023 chromosome 1, CUHK_Ljap_v2, whole genome shotgun sequence genomic DNA contains:
- the LOC135461319 gene encoding sodium-dependent phosphate transport protein 2B-like isoform X2, with amino-acid sequence MLLFFFICSLGLLSSAFRLLGGKTAGNALSDNELMRNPVAGLMIGVLATVLVQSSSTSTSIVVTMVASGIIDVPSAIPIVMGANIGTSVTNTIVSLGQAVDRKQFCRAFGGATVHDMFNWLTVIVLLPLEVFSGYMFRLTSIIVDSFQLSTAKGGKPDLLKTLTKPVTNLIIKLDKKVISKIAEGHKEYAEKSLLKIWCKFQEVNSVENRSREANVTSLINGASVVSLQNITEPVNVTNSIGLEKCHTLFSHLGLSDMVTGIILLIFSIFLLCLCLVGMVKLLQHMLKSHICKVIRKFVNADFPGYLAFLTGYVAIIVGAGLTILVQSSSIFTSALTPLVGLGVLKIERMYPLCLGANIGTTATGLLAALAASGDKLEASLQIALCHLFFNISGIVLFYPVPFMRKLPIGLAKMLGRTTAKYRWFSILYLLVMFFLLPVGVFGLSMAGVIPLAVVGGTFLLLIFVIVLINVLQRKAPRVLPATLKSWKFLPKWMRSLQPLDKLLQKVGEVVQKCCPCCCKKDSSDESYSEIESVGCLCCSMTKPQNRRPEETCMDESPISSRSTSVLLPIHIERCSVV; translated from the exons ATGCTCCTTTTCTTCTTCATCTGCTCTCTGGGTTTGCTCAGCTCAGCCTTCCGTCTCCTGGGTGGGAAAACAGCTG GAAATGCCCTCTCCGACAACGAGTTAATGAGAAATCCAGTGGCAGGCTTGATGATAGGAGTACTAGCCACAGTACTGGTTCAGAGCTCCAGTACCTCCACCTCTATTGTGGTTACAATGGTGGCATCAGGAA TCATTGACGTTCCCTCGGCTATTCCGATTGTGATGGGAGCAAACATTGGGACATCGGTGACAAACACAATCGTGTCTCTGGGTCAAGCTGTGGACAGGAAGCAGTTTTGCCGAGCCTTTGGTGGCGCCACAGTTCATGATATGTTCAACTGGTTGACTGTCATTGTTCTGTTACCGCTAGAGGTCTTTTCAG GTTACATGTTCCGCCTGACCAGTATCATTGTCGACAGTTTCCAGTTGAGCACAGCCAAGGGAGGTAAGCCTGATCTTCTGAAGACCCTGACCAAACCAGTGACAAACCTGATTATCAAG cttgaCAAGAAAGTCATCAGTAAAATTGCAGAGGGACATAAAGAATATGCTGAAAAAAGTCTGTTAAAG ATATGGTGCAAGTTTCAAGAAGTCAACAGTGTGGAGAATAGAAGCAGGGAAGCAAATGTGACCTCACTGATCAATGGAGcctcagttgtctcccttcagAACATCACAGAACCAGTTAATGTTACCAACTCTATTGGCCTGGAGAAAT GCCACACACTATTCAGCCATCTTGGATTGAGCGACATGGTCACTGGGATCATCCTCCTGATCTTCTCCATCTTCCTTCTCTGTCTTTGTCTCGTTGGGATGGTGAAGCTGCTACAACACATGCTCAAGAGCCACATCTGCAAAGTCATCCGCAAGTTTGTCAACGCTGACTTCCCTGGCTACCTGGCCTTTCTCACTGGCTATGTGGCCATCATAGTCGGTGCTGGACTAACTATACTTGTGCAGAGTAGTTCTATTTTCACATCCGCTCTCACCCCACTGGTAGGTCTAGGTGTCCTGAAGATAGAGCGCATGTACCCCTTGTGCCTGGGTGCCAATATCGGTACCACGGCCACGGGGTTATTGGCCGCCCTTGCTGCCTCCGGGGACAAACTAGAAGCTAGTCTGCAGATAGCTCTCTGTCATCTCTTCTTCAACATTAGTGGTATTGTTCTGTTTTATCCTGTTCCATTCATGAGAAAACTTCCCATAGGCTTAGCGAAGATGTTAGGAAGGACAACAGCTAAGTACCGTTGGTTTTCCATCCTGTATTTGCTGGTGATGTTTTTCCTGCTCCCCGTTGGTGTGTTTGGCTTGTCCATGGCTGGAGTCATTCCCTTGGCCGTAGTGGGAGGAACCTTTCTCCTCCTCATATTTGTCATTGTCCTCATTAATGTGCTCCAGAGAAAAGCTCCCCGCGTCTTGCCTGCAACACTCAAGTCCTGGAAGTTCCTGCCCAAGTGGATGCGCTCTCTCCAGCCCCTGGACAAGCTGCTGCAAAAGGTAGGAGAAGTGGTGCAGAAGTGCTGCCCATGCTGTTGTAAAAAAGACAGCTCTGACGAGTCCTACTCCGAGATCGAGTCAGTGGGATGCTTGTGTTGCTCTATGACAAAACCCCAAAACCGTAGACCGGAAGAGACTTGTATGGACGAATCGCCTATAAGTTCCAGATCTACCTCTGTCTTGTTACCTATACATATAGAGCGTTGTAGTGTAGTATGA
- the LOC135461319 gene encoding sodium-dependent phosphate transport protein 2A-like isoform X1, with amino-acid sequence MSAKGIYLPDTPPPEYEDAVKQVPDDIYAETPQNAAEHAEAVVVLLAKEGLGRGESPPPEYDLVDDDLSDPWSDTDSALEESDGPTWSELGCWLKFRRVTKWTIQILGLFMLLFFFICSLGLLSSAFRLLGGKTAGNALSDNELMRNPVAGLMIGVLATVLVQSSSTSTSIVVTMVASGIIDVPSAIPIVMGANIGTSVTNTIVSLGQAVDRKQFCRAFGGATVHDMFNWLTVIVLLPLEVFSGYMFRLTSIIVDSFQLSTAKGGKPDLLKTLTKPVTNLIIKLDKKVISKIAEGHKEYAEKSLLKIWCKFQEVNSVENRSREANVTSLINGASVVSLQNITEPVNVTNSIGLEKCHTLFSHLGLSDMVTGIILLIFSIFLLCLCLVGMVKLLQHMLKSHICKVIRKFVNADFPGYLAFLTGYVAIIVGAGLTILVQSSSIFTSALTPLVGLGVLKIERMYPLCLGANIGTTATGLLAALAASGDKLEASLQIALCHLFFNISGIVLFYPVPFMRKLPIGLAKMLGRTTAKYRWFSILYLLVMFFLLPVGVFGLSMAGVIPLAVVGGTFLLLIFVIVLINVLQRKAPRVLPATLKSWKFLPKWMRSLQPLDKLLQKVGEVVQKCCPCCCKKDSSDESYSEIESVGCLCCSMTKPQNRRPEETCMDESPISSRSTSVLLPIHIERCSVV; translated from the exons ATGTCTGCTAAAGGCATCTATCTCCCCGACACACCGCCACCTGAGTACGAAGACGCTGTGAAGCAG GTTCCCGATGACATTTATGCGGAGACTCCACAAAATGCCGCTGAACACGCTGAAGCTGTGGTTGTATTACTGGCAAAGGAAGGGTTAGGCCGTGGGGAGAGCCCTCCGCCGGAGTATGATCTAGTAGATGATGACCTGAGTGACCCTTGGTCGGACACTGACTCTGCCTTAGAGGAGAGCGATGGCCCAACATGGTCTG AATTGGGATGTTGGTTGAAGTTCAGACGGGTGACAAAATGGACCATCCAAATTCTCGGCCTCTTTATGCTCCTTTTCTTCTTCATCTGCTCTCTGGGTTTGCTCAGCTCAGCCTTCCGTCTCCTGGGTGGGAAAACAGCTG GAAATGCCCTCTCCGACAACGAGTTAATGAGAAATCCAGTGGCAGGCTTGATGATAGGAGTACTAGCCACAGTACTGGTTCAGAGCTCCAGTACCTCCACCTCTATTGTGGTTACAATGGTGGCATCAGGAA TCATTGACGTTCCCTCGGCTATTCCGATTGTGATGGGAGCAAACATTGGGACATCGGTGACAAACACAATCGTGTCTCTGGGTCAAGCTGTGGACAGGAAGCAGTTTTGCCGAGCCTTTGGTGGCGCCACAGTTCATGATATGTTCAACTGGTTGACTGTCATTGTTCTGTTACCGCTAGAGGTCTTTTCAG GTTACATGTTCCGCCTGACCAGTATCATTGTCGACAGTTTCCAGTTGAGCACAGCCAAGGGAGGTAAGCCTGATCTTCTGAAGACCCTGACCAAACCAGTGACAAACCTGATTATCAAG cttgaCAAGAAAGTCATCAGTAAAATTGCAGAGGGACATAAAGAATATGCTGAAAAAAGTCTGTTAAAG ATATGGTGCAAGTTTCAAGAAGTCAACAGTGTGGAGAATAGAAGCAGGGAAGCAAATGTGACCTCACTGATCAATGGAGcctcagttgtctcccttcagAACATCACAGAACCAGTTAATGTTACCAACTCTATTGGCCTGGAGAAAT GCCACACACTATTCAGCCATCTTGGATTGAGCGACATGGTCACTGGGATCATCCTCCTGATCTTCTCCATCTTCCTTCTCTGTCTTTGTCTCGTTGGGATGGTGAAGCTGCTACAACACATGCTCAAGAGCCACATCTGCAAAGTCATCCGCAAGTTTGTCAACGCTGACTTCCCTGGCTACCTGGCCTTTCTCACTGGCTATGTGGCCATCATAGTCGGTGCTGGACTAACTATACTTGTGCAGAGTAGTTCTATTTTCACATCCGCTCTCACCCCACTGGTAGGTCTAGGTGTCCTGAAGATAGAGCGCATGTACCCCTTGTGCCTGGGTGCCAATATCGGTACCACGGCCACGGGGTTATTGGCCGCCCTTGCTGCCTCCGGGGACAAACTAGAAGCTAGTCTGCAGATAGCTCTCTGTCATCTCTTCTTCAACATTAGTGGTATTGTTCTGTTTTATCCTGTTCCATTCATGAGAAAACTTCCCATAGGCTTAGCGAAGATGTTAGGAAGGACAACAGCTAAGTACCGTTGGTTTTCCATCCTGTATTTGCTGGTGATGTTTTTCCTGCTCCCCGTTGGTGTGTTTGGCTTGTCCATGGCTGGAGTCATTCCCTTGGCCGTAGTGGGAGGAACCTTTCTCCTCCTCATATTTGTCATTGTCCTCATTAATGTGCTCCAGAGAAAAGCTCCCCGCGTCTTGCCTGCAACACTCAAGTCCTGGAAGTTCCTGCCCAAGTGGATGCGCTCTCTCCAGCCCCTGGACAAGCTGCTGCAAAAGGTAGGAGAAGTGGTGCAGAAGTGCTGCCCATGCTGTTGTAAAAAAGACAGCTCTGACGAGTCCTACTCCGAGATCGAGTCAGTGGGATGCTTGTGTTGCTCTATGACAAAACCCCAAAACCGTAGACCGGAAGAGACTTGTATGGACGAATCGCCTATAAGTTCCAGATCTACCTCTGTCTTGTTACCTATACATATAGAGCGTTGTAGTGTAGTATGA